In the Blautia coccoides genome, GCTGTGGGTGCCAAGAGAACACCCATGTTTGACAAGTCTTGGAGAGTAGAGGACCCGAATACCTTCGGTACGGACGAGTACATAAAACTCTGCCGAAAGGTAGGATGCGAACCTTATATCTGTACAAATGCAGGGACCGGTACGGCGGAGGAAATGAGCGACTGGGTGGAATACTGCAATCTGGAGAGCGAGGGGAAATATGCCGGATGGAGAATTGAAAACGGCAGTGTACAGCCCTATAAAGTAAAATACTGGAGCATTGGCAATGAGAATTACGGGTCCTGGGAGCTGGGAGCCAAATCCGCGGAGGAATGGGGGCATCTGGTCAGAGAATCTGCAAAGATGATGGTGCGGGTAGATCCACAAACGGAGCTTAGCGCAGCGGCTCTGACAGACCTTGAGTGGAATATTAACCTTCTGAAAAACTGCGGTGATTATCTGAAATGGATATCCATACATGAGTATTGGGACGGCATCAACCAGACCAATGATTATGCCGATTATGAGCAGAGTATGGCATATACCAGGAATATAGGTCATTCCATTGATGAGGTCCGCGGGCTGCTAAAAGCCATGAAACTGGAGAATAAAATAAAGATCGCCTTTGACGAATGGAATTTAAGAGGATGGTATCACCCTAATGTTCACACGATTCGACAGGGAATTTCCAAGGAAGAATATCTTTATCCCCGGGATGAAAATGATGACAACTCCAAATATACCATGGCAGATGCTGTATTCACCGCATGTTTTCTCAATACCCTGAACAGAAATTGTGATATTGTGGGTATGGCAAATTATGCGCCTGTAGTGAACACCAGGGGATGTATTTATACGTACCCGGAAGGTATTGTCCTCCGCTCTACATATTTTGTTTTTGATCTGTATGTAAATTATCTTGGGGACATAGTCCTTGATTCCTGGAACGAAGACGCTGCGGTTATGACAGTGGAAAATAAACAGGGAGAAGCAGTCACTCTGGACAGTGCGGATATTTTGGCCACAAGCTTCTCTGACCGGGAGGGACTTGCTCTGGCGGCTGTAAATAAGGAGGCCGAAAAAGAGATAAGCATTACACTGTCCTTTCCCTGTGAAGGTAAGCATGTGACCATGTATTCAATCAGCGGCAGTTCTACAGAGTCATACAATGACATAGGACACCAGGACGTGAAAATAGAGGAAAAAGATATGGGGAACTTTTACATGGATATGGTCATCGACCTAAAGCCCCACTCTGTAAATATTATAAGGATAGATGAATAAAGGAGGTAAGGAAAATGAAGTTGAAAAATTTAGCGGCGTTAAGTATGGCGGCAGTTTTATGTGTAATGACAGCGGGATGTGGAGCTGACAACGGCAAAGACAGCGCAAAAAAGGACAGCACAGGGGAGGAGCCGAAACAGACAAGCCAGGCAGAGCAGGACTCCGATGAGTTAGTGATCAACTATGTAAGTGCCAGAGGAGAGACAGATGCGGCACTGAATGCCATTAAAAAGATTGCAGGCATGTATAAAGAGGACCACCCTAATTTTGAGTTTAATGTGGAATCTATAGCAGACCGGGCTACCTATCTGCAGAAGATAAAAATACTGGCATCCAGCAATGAACTGCCGGATTGGTTTGACGCGGACCCGGAGGCCTTTTTTGAGGGACTCTGTAAAAAAGGCCTGATCTACAGTATAGATGACCTGTATGATGAGCTGGATTTAAAAGATAAATTTTTTGACATTGCCCTGAACTATCCGAAGCTGAGTGACGGAAGCAATTATCTGATGGCCTGGCAGGGAAATGTGGAGTATTTCTGGTACCACAAGGATATGTTTCAGGAGGCTGGAATTGAGGGGACGCCAAAGACGTTAAATGAACTGCTTGACGCTTGCGAAAAATTAAAAGGGGCCGGGATCACACCCATATCAGCCGGAAACTATGATATGATCATGCGTTATCCCGCATTCAAGGCTTTCCGCATGGAGGGAAATGATTTTATAGATAACGCAAGGATGGGAAAGAAGAAATTTGATTCTGAGACAGGTATTGCGTCAGGAGAATTTTTCCAGCAGATAGCCCAATATTATAATGAGGGATGGACAAACTCTGATGCGACTGCACAGATGGATCTGTTCTTGAATAAAGGGGCAGCTATCTTGTATACAGGTACCTGGGATACCCCAGATCTCACAGACGAGAATATGGTGCTGAAGGATGATATCTCTATGTTTAAGCTGCCTATGGATACAGACAATGACGCAACCACGGAAAATGATTATTATGCACACTGCGGCATTGGAACAGCTATCTTAAAGGATTCCATGACACCGGCAATGAAGGATTTTATCAAATATCTGTGGGAGAACTTTGCGGATACAGCAATGTATGATTTTAATATGCTGCCGTCTATGATGCCGAGCAATCCTGAGCAGCTGCCGGAATTATCTCAGCAGATTTTGTCAGATCTGGAAAACTGCGGCACATTTGCCCAGTGCTGGGATGTGCGTCTGGATCCATCCACAAATGAAGTATACCGGAAGGAATTGGCGAATTTAGGGATGGGTGAATCAACGCCAGAGGAATTCTGTAAGAGAATGGACGAAGCTGTGGCCCAATATGCGCCGGATTATTTTGATGTTGAGTAGCCGTTGATAAATCTGTTCGGGTCCGGTACTTCCAGCAGGAAGGCCGGACCTGTTTTAATTCGGAAGGAGAGAGGAAACGTGAAACCAAAGAATAGGATACAGCCGGCCTTATTTGTACTTCCTGCTTTTCTTGTATATTTCTTCACAGTGATCATTCCAATTCTATGGTCTGTGGGATACAGCTTTTTTTCATGGAATGGGATCAAGGATATGGAGTTTGTTGGGTTGGCCAACTATATAAGAATGTTTACAGATGATACATTTAAGTCGGCAGTGGTAAATAATCTAAAATTTGTTTTAATGGGAAGCACATTTCAGCTTGTCGCAGGCCTTTTTTTGGCCATGCTGCTGGCTCATATCACAAAGGGATGTAATCTGCTGAGGGTTTTGTACTTTATCCCATGCATTATTTCTTCTATGGCTATCTGCCAGATCTTTTCTAAAATGCTTTCCGCACAGCCCCAGGGACTGATCTGTTATCTCATGGAAAAAATAGGAATGCAGCCCATTGCCCTTTTGGCTAATTCAAAGACAGCGCTTGTGACCATAACTTTGATCGATGGATATAAATACTGCGGCCTGTATATGATCATCTTTTATTCCGCATTTGTATCTATATCAAAAGACGTTCTGGAAGCATCTATCATGGACGGATGCAGCCTGGTACAGCAGTACAGATATATTAAGCTGCCTTTGATCAAAAATATCTTCTGCATTGTCATAGTCATGCTGATCAATGGCTGTCTGAAAACATTTGATGTGTTTTACATTTTAGATAACAAGTCAAAGTCAACAGAAATGGTTGCCACTTATATGTACAAGACTGCGTTTAACTCCGTTGATTTTGGATATGGCAGTACATTGGCAGTGTTTCTTGTGATCGAATGTCTGGCAGCAGTATTTGTTATTCAAAGACTGCTGGGATCTGCAAAGGGGGATGGTGTTGAATGATTCGTTCAGGAAAAAATAAGATATTAAGGACCTTTTTCTACC is a window encoding:
- a CDS encoding alpha-L-arabinofuranosidase C-terminal domain-containing protein, translated to MKVHVNEKRIVGKRDEMIYGHFIEHFHRQIYGGVYEPDSPLADEDGFRRDVLEAMKKIKVPILRWPGGCFVSSYHWKEAVGAKRTPMFDKSWRVEDPNTFGTDEYIKLCRKVGCEPYICTNAGTGTAEEMSDWVEYCNLESEGKYAGWRIENGSVQPYKVKYWSIGNENYGSWELGAKSAEEWGHLVRESAKMMVRVDPQTELSAAALTDLEWNINLLKNCGDYLKWISIHEYWDGINQTNDYADYEQSMAYTRNIGHSIDEVRGLLKAMKLENKIKIAFDEWNLRGWYHPNVHTIRQGISKEEYLYPRDENDDNSKYTMADAVFTACFLNTLNRNCDIVGMANYAPVVNTRGCIYTYPEGIVLRSTYFVFDLYVNYLGDIVLDSWNEDAAVMTVENKQGEAVTLDSADILATSFSDREGLALAAVNKEAEKEISITLSFPCEGKHVTMYSISGSSTESYNDIGHQDVKIEEKDMGNFYMDMVIDLKPHSVNIIRIDE
- a CDS encoding ABC transporter substrate-binding protein; its protein translation is MKLKNLAALSMAAVLCVMTAGCGADNGKDSAKKDSTGEEPKQTSQAEQDSDELVINYVSARGETDAALNAIKKIAGMYKEDHPNFEFNVESIADRATYLQKIKILASSNELPDWFDADPEAFFEGLCKKGLIYSIDDLYDELDLKDKFFDIALNYPKLSDGSNYLMAWQGNVEYFWYHKDMFQEAGIEGTPKTLNELLDACEKLKGAGITPISAGNYDMIMRYPAFKAFRMEGNDFIDNARMGKKKFDSETGIASGEFFQQIAQYYNEGWTNSDATAQMDLFLNKGAAILYTGTWDTPDLTDENMVLKDDISMFKLPMDTDNDATTENDYYAHCGIGTAILKDSMTPAMKDFIKYLWENFADTAMYDFNMLPSMMPSNPEQLPELSQQILSDLENCGTFAQCWDVRLDPSTNEVYRKELANLGMGESTPEEFCKRMDEAVAQYAPDYFDVE
- a CDS encoding carbohydrate ABC transporter permease, with the protein product MKPKNRIQPALFVLPAFLVYFFTVIIPILWSVGYSFFSWNGIKDMEFVGLANYIRMFTDDTFKSAVVNNLKFVLMGSTFQLVAGLFLAMLLAHITKGCNLLRVLYFIPCIISSMAICQIFSKMLSAQPQGLICYLMEKIGMQPIALLANSKTALVTITLIDGYKYCGLYMIIFYSAFVSISKDVLEASIMDGCSLVQQYRYIKLPLIKNIFCIVIVMLINGCLKTFDVFYILDNKSKSTEMVATYMYKTAFNSVDFGYGSTLAVFLVIECLAAVFVIQRLLGSAKGDGVE